Proteins from a single region of Apium graveolens cultivar Ventura chromosome 7, ASM990537v1, whole genome shotgun sequence:
- the LOC141670734 gene encoding protein BIG GRAIN 1-like B, translating to MYSWDKPASEKKYPTHQSFSSSILDEIYREIDGGVDERQVEIIKQNKEKNVKRLRSNGGLGGRPKGRSSIENEEMSSLKKACLLEKWMEQKVNEKALARGRVSLVPQFDRKLMQDNDPLFFSSSSCSSDSSFGGFSSSETESFGLGKIGTAPNVTTIQTSVRSDDTCGYSVVKGEQQSEFYLFDQTNKRNGGGLVKSKARAQKIYANLKKIKQPISPGGRLTSFINSIFTNGNTKKSRESHRNVGSGNDVKADWNSKYPQTSTCSSASSFSRSCLSKTSPNSRQKRNNGVKRSVKFYPVSVIVDEDCRPCGHKCIYEEEVEQFKKPMPRSQTNLRQPILPVVDHKRNNVPKINEDLKKNDFVSTINQDGDYDYEDDCASDSSSDLFDLDHLASFKDDPYCEDLPVYETTHLGLNRAIANGLIR from the coding sequence ATGTATAGTTGGGACAAACCAGCGAGTGAAAAGAAATATCCCACACACCAATCATTTTCCTCAAGTATTCTCGACGAGATCTATAGGGAAATTGATGGTGGAGTTGATGAAAGACAAGTGGAGATTATAAAGCAGAACAAAGAAAAGAATGTCAAGAGACTGCGTAGTAATGGTGGTTTGGGAGGCAGACCAAAGGGAAGAAGTAGCATTGAAAATGAAGAAATGAGTAGTTTGAAAAAAGCTTGTTTGTTGGAGAAATGGATGGAACAAAAGGTTAATGAAAAGGCTTTGGCTAGAGGAAGAGTGTCTTTGGTGCCTCAGTTTGATCGCAAGTTGATGCAAGACAATGATCCTTTGTTTTTCAGTTCCAGTTCTTGTTCTTCTGATTCTAGTTTCGGAGGATTCTCGTCCTCTGAAACTGAATCTTTTGGTTTGGGTAAAATTGGCACCGCACCAAATGTTACAACCATTCAAACTAGTGTCAGATCTGATGACACGTGTGGTTACTCTGTTGTGAAGGGTGAGCAACAGAGCGAGTTTtatttgtttgatcaaacaaataAAAGAAACGGTGGTGGTTTGGTAAAATCGAAAGCTCGGGCTCAGAAGATTTATGCAAATTTAAAGAAGATTAAACAACCAATCTCGCCAGGGGGGCGACTTACAAGTTTTATCAATTCTATTTTTACTAATGGTAATACCAAGAAAAGCAGAGAATCACATCGCAATGTGGGAAGCGGTAATGATGTGAAAGCTGATTGGAACTCCAAGTATCCTCAAACATCTACTTGTTCATCGGCTTCTTCATTTTCAAGATCATGTTTGAGCAAAACTTCCCCAAATTCGAGGCAGAAACGTAACAATGGGGTCAAAAGATCCGTCAAATTCTATCCTGTGAGTGTCATAGTTGATGAAGACTGCCGTCCTTGCGGACATAAATGCATTTATGAAGAAGAGGTTGAGCAATTTAAAAAGCCAATGCCACGGAGCCAAACAAATTTGAGACAGCCAATACTGCCTGTGGTGGATCACAAAAGAAATAATGTTCCCAAAATTAATGAAGACTTGAAGAAGAATGATTTCGTTTCTACAATCAATCAGGACGGGGATTATGATTATGAAGATGATTGTGCTAGTGATTCGAGCTCGGACTTATTTGATCTTGATCATTTAGCATCATTTAAGGATGATCCATATTGTGAGGATCTTCCTGTATATGAAACTACTCATTTAGGGCTGAACCGAGCCATAGCAAATGGCTTGATCCGTTAA